TTATCTAtgaagagttgaattaactctgttagagttcatttaacactggacattttactacGCAGCTTTATACTTTGTTCACACATTGTGCAGTAATGCTGACAGTAATCCAGTGGCATAGCCAGAAATCAATATTTGGGTGGGCCGTGAATAAATTGTACGTGAGCTCTGACCCACAAAGCAAACCTACAGCATAGACTACACACGTGCTGCATTAATCAACAAAATGTGCATGAAAcccaacatataaaatataaaattcagCGGAACATTCCCCTTTATGGTGATGTGAAGCCTAACAAACTGTCAGCTAACTATTGAACTGCTTTGAGCTTGCCGAACTAACTTGCTCTTTTCTCCAATTTGCTCTTTGCTCCATTAAATCCAATCATTAATGGCAACAGCATTTCAAACTGATTAGATGgagatattttattatatacagCTGGTGGAAAAATGAACCGTGATTCCAACTTGTGGGCAGCCAAGCTTACGGAAATTCTGCAGTTTTACAAAGCATACAGTATTATCCGTATTTCTTCTCCCAATCTCCTTCGTCTTCTCCTTCCCCTtctccttctgcttctccttAGTCTTatccttcttcttctgcttctccttATCCTTAGGCTTTTATTTCTCCCGAGGCGTATCCTTCTCCGTAGGCTtatcttctccttctccttaaTCTTCGGCCTCTCCTTATTCTTATCCTTAGGCTTCTCCTTATTTTGAACTGATCCACCCATCATACTATACCATCTCCAAAAGGAGTGGAGCAGTGTGACAACTTTTGcgggaaatatttatttatttaaaacagtttttgagGGAGTTAAGTAAAAATCTGTTCCGGGAGTAATTTTCAGATAGGGTATAACGCTATCcttttatttacaatgaattAAGAGTTGGTCCTTGAAAAGTTAGTATTGTTTTCAGAGTGTATTCCAGCGGGAATTGgatgctaggtgaccaaaaCAACATGATGCCCCCATCTATATAAATGTGACAGCTCTTAAAATTATTCAGATTCCAACGGCCTCAGATCCAAAGGAAGCTTGTTCCACAGTCTAGGGGTATATGAAGTGAGAGCGGCTTCTCCATTTGTTTTAGTCCTAGACTGTGGGATGAGGAGCTCTGACGGAAACATATTTCACTAGAAGATCATTTAAATAGTCAGGATCAAGTCTGTGAGTAGctttaaaaatccataaaagCACCAAATCAACCAGCAGCCAGtctaatgattttaaaatagtgGTAACATGTGCATATCTTTTTCATTCTAGTTCATATCCTGGCTGCAGCATTTTGAACTAGTCATAGTTTATTCATTACTTTGCCCGGAAGGCCAATGAATATAGCATtactaatgcaaaaaaatgatcAGAAATAGTAAAAACACTCAACCGGATATCTTTAATGCTCTATCACCCTCATAGCCTATCCATTTATGTCAATACTATGTAATTTGCAGGCATATTTATGACCTTATCGAACGCTCGGTGCTACATTTGGGAGAAAGAGGGTCGTTGATATGCCCATGACATTGAGCAATAATGAACGATAAAGAGCATGCTCTCTCACTAACATTTAGTCACCATGGAGAGCGGCCCATGCTGTGTGTGCTAAACTgtaccactagagggcactaCAGTACCAGAGTTAAGGGAGTTCGGGAGATTTCGTGTCCTTCAAGgaaaatttttttgtaatgaagtagcctagcctactgtatgaaaatgaattttgtaCTTCAAGTTAACACTGGGAAGAAGTAGGTAGTTTAtagattggtaccttgcatggtaggctttcaccgttggtgtgtgtgtgtgtgtgtgtgtgtgtgtgtgtgaatgggtgaatgagaggcatcaattgtaaagcgctttggataaaaggactatataaatgcagtccatttaccagtcaGCTTTTCTTCATGTAGGTTATCAATTAGCCTTGTCTTGTGTTAAAGCTAAGTGGTTCTATGGGCTTTGCCATTACAGAATGAATAGACCAAGTTCATATTCCAGAATTGACATTTTTCTAAGGTTTATAATTTTCCGGCTATAGAACTAAATATTAAGAATACTTGTGTTTGAATACATAAAACACGGCATATTGTTCAGTTAGAGCACTAGATGAGATgatcatttgaaataaattgtaGCCTACGTTTCCCGAGGTTCTGTAGCCTGAACTGTTACATTAAAGCAATTTCAATTTATTGTTTATCCTACTTATTTTAGTGTATAAAGCATTACAACTCACTTAcagttttgtcttttctttatgAACTACATTCAAAAAGACAAAGATGGGGAGAAGGATCACGTGACATGTCAGTAATATAATAGAACAGCACCACTGTGCGTCGTAATAGGCGGGTTTCTTTAAGATGACATTTACTGGTATGGGGTGCAGTCTTTATATCCCGCGATGGTCTTGTTTGGAGAACTGACATCTTCTGTCCGTTCATAATGGATTCGCACACTTTACGTCTTTTTGCAGTGGTATTGCTGTCAGTTGTAGGTAAGATATTTGATCTTATTTCCTCTACTTCACTGGAACTGGGCGTGAGGACTGAATAGGCGCAAGTCGGGCGACGTATTTTGATATTCTTGTCCTAACTTTACCGGTGAAAGATACACCGAATGATATGGTCTCATCAAAGTATTGTAAACTAGAATGCCGTTGTAGTCTGTAAATTGTGTATCACTAAAACTAAGTAAATAAACGATATTGTTTCTTAATGGGTCTACGTGGGTTGGAGTTGCATTTGGAGTTGAAATTGAGTTCGTACGAGAAACTGGCTATGCATAGAGATATGTAATTTCATACACTGTCAAGAGAAAAGACgaattattttatatgaacaATTTAAATCTAGAGCTGAACCAGGTTTGTATCTTTTCATATAAAAGAGCTGGAGGTCGTAGTATTTCATTGTCCTGATTTAACTGCTTTTGACCCTATGGTCAATCTGGCCATGCAGTCGACTTTCGATACTCTTCCTTTCTTAATAAGCCTTGTAGTATGTTTCGtttcttgttttcattgtatttatggGTTATTGAGGGGTGAACTGTATTCATGAAATGTCATACCACAAAAAAAGTCCCACCACTTATTCCATTAAGGCTTGGTAAATACATCTTTATTAACTGCTGTACAAAACTAAAAAGACCCTGCAAGAAGTCTTGGACACTATTATTTGagtattttacaaaatattttaaaagtctcCTTGGAAGAATTTTAGTCATTTGGTATACAAAGAGGGTGGATATACCCCCCTATAAGGTAGCAATGTGTATATTTGCACTGATATATTGCCAAAGGAGTGGACACATTTTGCTATATTGCTTTATATTCGAAAGCATCTGTTGACATGTGCCGACATTGGAATACAACAGGTTTATATGGAAATGCACATTCTGAATATATGTTTGTATACCTGATAAACTGATATACCGTATGTcaggggcggcacggtggtgctgtgggtagccctgttgcctcacagcaagaaggtcctgggtttgaatccggcctgtgtggaatttgcatgttctccttgtgtctctgtgggggtttcctccgggtactccggtttcctcccacagtccaaagacatgcaggcaggctaatcggagactctaaattgcccataggtatgaatggtgtgtgtgtgccctgcaatagaggGTGTATTTTGACTCttgcccagtgcacactgggatatgctccagcaccCTGGGTAAAGATAATTTTACTGGaaaatgtactctgttagagttcaATTATCACTGTTCATTCCAATGTGCACATCTCGCCCAAAACCAGTGGATTGAAGTTTGAAAGGCTGGTGCTGAAGAGTAAGACAACTTATTTCCTTTGCGGTCAAGAATGTCCTTATCCCTTCAGTTTCTATCACAACTGAGATAACAAGGCcaaaagaggaaaacaaattcataaaaGATCCACTAACCATGGTTTTCATTAAAGATGAAGCTACCTGTCAGAATACTGCTGTCATCCGAGAAACAGTGCCATATGCCAATGGGACTGTGCTCCACCGGTAAAATATCACGGTTGTGCAAGTTACTGGAGGAACTACCAATCAGAGCCTCATAGAAAGGTCTTTTATGAATGTGTTTACTTGAATTAATTTGATAGATGGATCtctgattattttaaattaaaggctGACTTAAGAATGCAATTCAGTCCTGCTGAAGCTGTATACGCCTTTTGTATATACCGGGGATCTACATTATGGAAATTATGCGGCTGATATTAGTAGCTGATATTGGTCAGGCCGTGCCTTCCTGATGCTGATGCCTCCCTGTTCTGCATTATaccacaaatgcaaactgcaacaGAGCTTCTGCATTCATGAGAGAAATGGATGAGCACAGATGCCAActtatgcataaaataaaaatggtaaaaatgataaataaataaaaaataacagaggTTCAGGTGCATCTTGGCTCATGCATCTTGTATCATCATATAATCCATAATCTTAGTATTAGCCTGATACTGATAAGTTCAAATAAGTTTAAAATGGGGTTAAGTTGAGTTATGATCAGGTGACAGAATTCCAATATTATAGTGCATCACCAGTATGTAGACTACCTACTCTGAGTTAAAGCGGTGGGTGCACCCTGTGCGTCTGtgcttttacatttacatttacattacaggcatttagcagacgctcttatccagagcgacttacacaacttttacatagcatttttacactgtatccatttatacagctggatatatagtgaagcaatttcggttaagtaccttgctcaagggtacaatgacagtgtcctacccggaatcgaacctgcgacctttcggttacaagcccagttccttaccaactgtgctacactccgtccttttAAGCCCACTTTTGATACTGAAATAGAAGGCGTGGGGCCACACTACAGTCTAGAGGTCTGCAGAAAGAAGCActgttttgaggaaaaaaaggttgCTTTTGTGTGCTTTCCTGACCTGATGATAATGTTGTGGCGATGTCATGGACCTACAGTTGATTGAGCATTTCTGACTgagatgaaaataattttttttaaaaacctcatcAAACACATGAGCATGTTTATACTTCAGCTGTGCGTGGAAAATATTTACAGGaactttttctctcttttccctcagGGTGCTCTTCTGGTCAAGTTCTCCCACCAGGATCTTTGACTGGAGTAGTAGGAGGAAATGTAACATTCAAAACAACCATTAGCTCAACAAGTCCAGAACCTTTAACAATAACTTGGACTTTTAATAATGGCTCTGCACCTGTAAGTGTAATTGGGTCTGGTCCTGCTGGCGTTACCCCAGGGCTAGGGTACGAGGGCAGAGTGAGTTTGAACAGGGTCACTGGTTCTCTGGAGCTCAGACAGCTGACACTGAGAGACTCTGGGCCATATTCTGTGGTCCTGACATCAGGTATTGGTGCAACACAGACTGGGCAAACTTCACTGAACGTGTACGGTAAGTACCCAGCATGGAAGCTATATAGACCATCCCTGTACCTTTGGCAAAGTCTGTTCTTTCTGTTTGCTAATGGGCATGAATTACTTGTAAATGTCTGAATTTGTACAGACATTATAAATGTCAAATCTTCAATTGGAGGAAAGTTTGCTGATCCCACATTGCTTTACAAAAGACTAAGTTGAGacttttacagtacatttattttttaaagcacatggTGATAtttaagggtaaaatgaggtgTAAATCCAAAAAACTCCCCTCTACGACAGTATATTATCCCTGTTGCCTCAATATTCTGATATACAAGAGCTGCACTCAAGAAAGTGTTCATTGAATGCTTTTAAATTGGAATTTTACTCCATGCATCCATGTCCTACTGTGGTTTTTCCCTTTACATGTTCACAAAGCatagaaatttattttaactttcaaATAGAGGGTTTGTTGAGTGCCCTTTGACTATAAGAAcaataattttcataataaaatgtcTATGTTACAGAACAGATGGTAACATGTCAAtctcacaacaaaaaaattctgtttcacGTGCCTCAAGAAAACAATTAATAGAACAAAGCATTTCCTAGTTCATTTGATGAGTTCTCTCCAAGTCCATTGAGTGGTTTATCAATGGTGGATGCTGGTGTTGATATCCCTTCATAGGTTGCGGTTGTTTTCAGTCTGGGATGCAAACAGAAGCAGCAAAGAAAAAGACTTCTATTTAAATGTCCTCTAATGGAGTTTATGAGTCCAGCAGGGGTTAAATGTAGTCAATTTGAGTTAAAAGTGTTTTAtaaagagttgattttacattGAGCATTTTGCAATGTGTTATGCTTTTCATGTGTCAATATTGTCCATTGTTAAAAGGCCTCAGTTGCCATTTgaaaagacatacagtacagcatgtGATACAGTAGATTGAGTTAGTTTAGTACAGATGGCccaaaatgtgtatatttagcCAAACCTACCTTTGTACCTGAAAATCAGAACAGgatttattgtatatattttcttcAAGAATGGGTTCCCAGTGCATTATCAGGAAGAATATAGTGCTTTAATTTGCTTAATTTGCAGgatatagtgctttttatagTGCTTTTCATATTGCATATGCAATATGTATTGAACTTTATTCAATTACATGAGGTAGCTTACTTCATGAGCGGTAAAACTTCCTTTAATAAAGCAGTATACAGTTTCACCgctgtgttacctgtgtttTGAACCCACAGAGCCAGTCTCCAATGTGACAGTGAGGGCCAATGCAACCAACTTAGTGGAATTCAATGACACAGTTGCACTAACATGCTCCGCCCTTGGCTCCTCCCTCTTTTATCGATGGCATAATGGAAGTTCTGATATTACACCCAGTGAGCGTGTTCATCTGAGTGATGACAACAGGATTCTCACCATATCCAGCGTGTTGAGGTCTGACCGGGGACCTCTATTCTGCACGGTGTACAATGTCGTCAGTAGTGGCACCAGTCCACCAGTCTTCCTCAACATCAGTTGTGAGTCTGTTTCTAATCTGCATGCACAGCAATTATTGAtggctttgttttgctttacgTAACACGCTTTGCACCTTTAAAATTTTTGACTGATCTTGTGTTTGTTGCATGCCATGCTAATATTCTCATCAGAATTAATTACTGTGGTTGTGCCTGTCTGTTATTCAGTGCTACTGTAGGGGTATGACACTATTAATTGCTTTACTTTTCTGCTTTTCTATTCTGAAATACTATTGAGAATCTGTATTCATCTTGCGCTGtcttttccattaaaaatcagGTGACTTACAAAGTTCTTGGAATATTTTCCCCTTTAGAAAGGCAAATGCTGATTTACAAGAAGGGATATGTGTTTCcctgtatttttttactttatattatCCCTGttgaaaattccagcttaaaccagcctacACTGGTCAAGATGCATGGTCAACCAGCTGTTCACCATGCCCAGCCTATATAGTCAGCTAGTCTACCAGTGTGACCACCAGCCTGTACTACCAGCTGAACCAGGTTTGACAAGCTTTGTCCAAATAGAGACTGGCTTTTACCAGCTACAGCTGTCACCAGCTAGAAGTTTCAAAAACATAGCTTAAACTATCTTAAACCAGCTTTGAATCCTagctggtcttagctggaattttcaacAGGTATGCTGCCAATCATCTTAACTATGTTCTTCCATATATGCTATTAGTCTTACTCTATTAGTCACAATCAAACTTCACTAAGTTACACTCATTATGTTTATGAATTTTCCTACTGTTTACAAATCCGCTCTTGGTGAAGGCTTGAGTATACAGGGAATTGGCTGGTAGATTAACTAACCATGCTCAATTCAAATATTTACTTGAATTGcagtgaagaaaaacacaaaacaagtgtGAGGAAGTATTGTTGTATGCACTGATAGCAGAAAACAACAACGTAGAGTCATCAGTAAAGAGTCATGGAGTAACCCAGCATCGATTTCTAGTAAAGCTCAGTAAGAACAGATGCCATTACTATACAATCAGTATTTTGGTGCAACCTTCAAAAGAATGAGTCAAAACAAAACCGAGTCtatgaacagaaacatgtttaTTCCCATTCCCAAGTTTGAGAAGTTTGTTTCATTGTTGGAATTACCAATGCTTCAGTTACGTAGattctgtacagtacagtgattCCAGACCTTAATGACTGACCATTCTTATTGCCTAGTAATGCAGTGATGCTTTTTCCTTTACGTTTTGCTGTGTCACTGTCACCTTGTTAGCAATGGTAGAGTGATCGCAGAGAAAATGCTTTCTTGTAGTTGTTCTGGTTGATCACTGATGATGAGGTCAATTGAGTATGAGCCAGATTTTGCTTCAGCCTTTTCAAATTCTTCTCAAAAtccatttttttgtattgttaacACAAGAAATGTGTTGTAGTTGGACCGGATAATGTTCAGGTGACTGTGGACCCTTCGAAGGAATTCCAAACCCCAGGGTCCAACATCACTCTGTCCTGCTCAGCTCAGTCCAGCCCTCCTGCAGAGTTTAAATGGGCTTTTAATGGGACAATGCTGAACACAGAGGGTCAGAAACTGAAGCTGGAGAACATTCAGGAGAATCAGAGTGGCAATTATACCTGCTGGGCCCATAACATCGAAACCCTGAGGTTTAAGCCTTCTGACCCCTTACTGATCTCTGTCATGGGTAAGTAAGAGGCATATAGACAACACTGGGGGTTTAGACAGAGATCTCGCAGTAGGTGAAGATACTGGTTGTGTTACTGTAGAGGTGACTAGAAGAAGACTGAGATGTTGCCACAGAATAAACAAGGTTTCTGTTAGTCATGGGACCTTGCTCTGTTGTTTCATAAGAGGACACTGTTAATTGGTTATTGAATCAGGCAAGACGTTTCCATGTCCAGCAAGCAAAATGACAATCCATGAATAATTGCTGCGATTTACTTCTCTACTTAGACCGGAAACTATCAGTATAGTCTTAGTGctcttattttaagaatgtgggAACCATTGCATGTCCAAATGGCATATCATATGTTGTGGTATAAGCTAAAAAACATCTGAAGGTATAAAGAGGATAACCAGGAATTGTAAGTCAATTGAGGATTCATATATGGTTGGCAAAAGGATTTTTTCATTGTCGGACTGTTTCTTTTTGTGAGAAGCAAAATCTTGCAGTGTAATATGAGGTGGGGATACATATGACTGAAAATCATTGaaagtaatataaaaaatacaataaaaacattgctcTTGACTGGGTGAAAAATTTGGTTTAACCAGCTGTGTTATTGCTGTAAGGGAAAATGAAAGTACTATAGACTGAATTGTTCATCGTTAAGCATTTTGTAACTGGCTTATTTAATTACCCACCAAAGTGTTCCATTTGTGCTTGTGTCCTTGAAAGTGCATTGTGtaaataatgcaaatgaaaataagattaTAATTTCAGACTGTACTGTAGCTCCTCTCTTCTAAGAAATGGTGCATGATAGCGTACCTGGTTTTACTCTTTGCCCACCATTCAGTGTCACAGCTCTATGACTGGCTCATAGGGGATCATGGGAAAACATCAGAGATCACAAGCAGAAGCTGATCTTTTTTTCTatgggtgtatatgtgtctaAAGATACTAGGCAAATttgtatgaatgcatattattttgaaagaaattgaTATGAGGAGCTTCAGTTTTAAGTCCAAGTTTAATAGGATCCCTATTAGCTGACACCAAAGAAAAAAGCaagtcttcctggggtccaaACCAAGACATACAACATAAATGAGTTTCCACCAAAGATTTTAAGGCAGTGCACATATGTTTGACAATAAAGCTTTGGCCGACCAAAACGAAAATTAGAGTTTAAaactgacagagggagagaaacttTGTGTTGTTTGAAAGACTGGCATCCCTCAGACTCAGTGTTCCAGAGAGCAGGTttctcacagacacagtgatTCAGAGAGCTGGTTTCTCTCAAACTCAGTGTTCCAGAGAACAGGTTTCTCATAGAATCAATGTTCCAGCGACCAGGTTTCTCATAGAATCAACGTTCCAGCGACCTTGTTTTTCATAGAATCAATGTTCCAGTGACCATGTTTCTCATTGAATCAATGTTCCAGAGAGCAGGTTTCTCTCAAACTCAATGTTCCAGAGAGCAGGTTTCTCTCAAACTCAGTGTTCCAGAGAGCAGGAATCTCACAGAATCAATGTTCTAGCAATCAGGTTTCTCATTGAACCAATGTTCCAGCGACCAGGTTTCTCATAGAATCAATGTTCCAGAGAGCAGGTTTCTGAATGAAACTTAGTGAGTCAGAGACCAGGTTTCTCATGGATTCACTGTTCCAGGTTTTTCAGACAAAGTGATACTAGATATTTCAGCAGGTTGCTGCTAATGAGCAAACCTGTGAGGGAAATTAATGGcaacaaaatattgatttttcacACCATAGATATCTCCATAGTCTCTGACattacagttgtttttttttaggtgggAACTGGTAATGTTCAGATTTTGTATATGTAATTTTGAACGGCTCATGCATGAAATCGGTTTGTCATTCAGATACCGAATTCTGAATTTCATACATTAGAACTACAATTTTGACCAACATTCCAATATTTCATGCAATGGTTTAACATAAGGATTCAGACACACATTTTGGTGTTGAAATGACTGAAACTATTACCTCCTcattttttgagtgtgtgcactCGTGTTCTCTCTCCTATGTAGAGAAGATATCTGGCGCCAGCATCACAGGTCCCACAGAAGTACTGATCGCAGGTACCAGCTCTGCCAAACTGAGCTGTCAGGCAACTGCTGGAACCATCATCTCCAGGAAGTGGCTGAAGGATGGGAATCCACTGTCTTCTAGCAACAGAATCACTTTCTCTGGTGACAACAGCTCTGTGTCCATAGACCCTCTACAAGGCACTGACAATGGACAATACCAATGCAGACTTACCAACCCTGTGAGCACCGATTCTGTCAGCTATAACCTTACCGTCAACTGTGAGTAGAGGGAATTGTGgcctatattcatttttaaactctagaatgtcttttatttctgtgttttacacatttcaaaacTACAGTGGAAAAACAATTTCATGGTGTAATAGTTTTGACTGTGCATAGTTTGTTATTATAGCTCTACGACAGATTCAATGGACCCGTTGTATCCCTCGTACTTTAACATTCGGACTGGGAAATGGTCACGTATGCACCCGAGTAGGTCCCCTATTGTGGTTTGGTAATCACCTGGTCCTTCTGACCATGGTATGGGTCGTGCAGTGAAATTGCCTTGCACCTGGCCCCACGTTAACTTCACGTTAACTACTCAGTAATATTAATTTTAGAAATGACATTTTGGTAGATGTGTGCGTGGAGGTGGCTTGTCCGCCTCTTGACCTTCCTTTTCTTAAAATcgtttctctgtctcacttcGCAAGAGAGCAGGCCGGTGTTTGTGGTCAGCACATCctcttttgcacacacacacacacacacacacacacacacacacttgccaaAATGTAGACATATGACACGCACATCTTTACTCTGAATTTTACCAACACAATAGTTTGTTGTTATAGCTCCACTTAGCAAACTTCAACCCATGAACCCAAACCTGGCTGTCACTGCCATGATGAAGCTCTTAGTGTCTGTACAACCCCGACATTTCTGGCAGCTGTGCTCGCTGCAGTGTGCTTCACTCTAACTGGCTGTGCTGTGAGTTACAGATGGTCCAGAGAAGGTTGTCATGCAGGGACCCAGTGAGATAGAAGTTGGTCATACAGTGGTGCTGACCTGTTCTGCATCATCTGTACCTCCTGCAACCTTCACCTGGACTCTCAATGGGACAGAGACTGCTGTGATAACAAAGGAGTTTACTGTGGAGAATGCCGGCTTTAGTGACAGCGGGACTTACACCTGTGTGGCTAAGAATTCTGTGACTGGTTCAAATATCTCCTCAGCTCCCCATGTTTTAACTGTTAAAGGTGAGATACTGATATTTGAAAGCTgaaaacataaatgcaaatatcaTAGTGTAAGCATGAATGTCGTGTAGTGG
This window of the Anguilla anguilla isolate fAngAng1 chromosome 1, fAngAng1.pri, whole genome shotgun sequence genome carries:
- the LOC118233331 gene encoding carcinoembryonic antigen-related cell adhesion molecule 5-like, whose protein sequence is MDSHTLRLFAVVLLSVVGCSSGQVLPPGSLTGVVGGNVTFKTTISSTSPEPLTITWTFNNGSAPVSVIGSGPAGVTPGLGYEGRVSLNRVTGSLELRQLTLRDSGPYSVVLTSGIGATQTGQTSLNVYEPVSNVTVRANATNLVEFNDTVALTCSALGSSLFYRWHNGSSDITPSERVHLSDDNRILTISSVLRSDRGPLFCTVYNVVSSGTSPPVFLNISFGPDNVQVTVDPSKEFQTPGSNITLSCSAQSSPPAEFKWAFNGTMLNTEGQKLKLENIQENQSGNYTCWAHNIETLRFKPSDPLLISVMEKISGASITGPTEVLIAGTSSAKLSCQATAGTIISRKWLKDGNPLSSSNRITFSGDNSSVSIDPLQGTDNGQYQCRLTNPVSTDSVSYNLTVNYGPEKVVMQGPSEIEVGHTVVLTCSASSVPPATFTWTLNGTETAVITKEFTVENAGFSDSGTYTCVAKNSVTGSNISSAPHVLTVKVPAGPNSESQLGAILGGIFGALACIAVAGGAFFYMKKKKRSSSTATHRGGRNTSNHQSNGGDAELAYADISHFRKADGSKVQLGSVKAQAAAEPGPVATAIPETTYAEVRKN